The following coding sequences lie in one Phragmites australis chromosome 8, lpPhrAust1.1, whole genome shotgun sequence genomic window:
- the LOC133926720 gene encoding G patch domain-containing protein TGH homolog, whose protein sequence is MAGDSDDEDLVVYGTPIEREEDTSARKRRAVAESGQLRALPAWKQEVRDEEGRRRFHGAFTGGFSAGFYNTAGSKEGWTPQTFTSSRKNRAEVKKQSIHSFLDEDDVKDMGGNALETSQQYDTFGFTAAEYARKQASKEQKERPLAIPGPIPDELVVPTTNSIGVKLLTKMGWRQGRSIRDSHSDSLYESRRNARKAFIALSGVKNDEGEDQIDSDKPSLDQTVVGSFEEMRASRNTPVYVLHPKQDLHGLGYDPFKHAPEFRDRKKLQKSRDRDHKRNNVLTRGSLLISNSGHYAPGFGIGALEELDVEDEDIYASGFAYEQTEVDIEPSKTGDGNYKLDNRKRGVFLSFKIATNSDYKLERFHPPEIPVDFDGRHKFPTPVQPAEKFSDSAPPEVPPPEDTSLALLIEGCAAMVARCGKHIEDFYKKKSKTNPQFLFLSGGDGCNCYTRKLWEHQQKYIGQRRPVVAKSKPPSDKLTAENRGKILGERPLDRSTKLHSSSLSAREAVQLQSNLVDTFVKPISLDGLPESEKPFRNDPAKQARFEQFLRDKYQGGLRAANVTHISTMSDADRARERLDFEAAATAIEKGKEKKVIDPSSVLWLPGMNEQRFISATQLEGSVVPQDEKPIYPRREQFEWRPSPILCKRFDVVDPFMGKPMPIQRPRSKIDNLILMTESTKGTKDEVESSSRSSQHASVARITEAGSQGTANDPDIEHSSMQRHVDLYKAIFSDDSDDDTEEILNNQPVDPVKTSEGANMALNRLVAEDFLESLGKELGLEVPPERPDVLFRSETLSAAGASVSSKNEKITSVCTEVKENQSSLGMAEVGKANADAPLASAEKIYLRYEKQEHRTEESRSHPSHRQSKNCSPDSDSSSERHRSRNRRSHHYIRSGTPESDSSSERHRSRRRKSHSRHRKGRSRTPDADSPSATQHDDRKRQKKRHHRTYTPDTDSSDHEYKERFKSSKDRSRKHSRHHKHGRKDHAE, encoded by the exons ATGGCAGGAGACAGCGATGACGAGGATCTCGTGGTCTACGGGACGCCCATCGAGCGGGAGGAGGACACCTCCGCCCGCAAGCGCCGGGCCGTCGCCGAGTCCGGACAGCTCCGCGCCCTGCCCGCCTGGAAGCAGGAG GTCAGGGAtgaggaaggaagaagaagatttcACGGTGCATTTACTGGAGGCTTCTCTGCTGGCTTTTACAATACTGCTGGCTCAAAAGAGG GGTGGACTCCACAGACATTTACATCATCACGAAAAAATAGAGCTGAGGTGAAAAAGCAAAGCATACATAGTTTTCTTGATGAGGATGATGTAAAG GATATGGGAGGTAATGCTTTGGAGACATCTCAGCAGTACGATACTTTTGGTTTTACAGCTGCTGAATATGCCCGAAAACAAGCATCCAAGGAACAAAAAGAGAG ACCATTGGCTATACCTGGTCCAATACCTGATGAATTGGTTGTCCCTACCACAAATTCAATTG GTGTGAAGTTGCTAACGAAAATGGGTTGGCGCCAAGGACGCTCCATCAGGGACTCGCATTCTGATTCTTTATATG AATCACGGAGGAATGCTAGAAAAGCTTTTATTGCGCTCTCTGGTGTCAAGAATGACGAGGGTGAAGATCAAATTGATTCTGACAAGCCTAGCTTAGATCAAACTGTTGTGGGCTCATTTGAGGAAATGCGTGCATCCAGAAACACTCCT GTCTACGTGCTTCATCCAAAGCAGGATTTGCATGGATTAGGTTATGATCCATTCAAGCATGCTCCTGAGTTTAGAG ATAGGAAAAAATTGCAGAAGTCAAGAGATAGGGACCACAAAAGAAATAATGTTTTAACAAGGGGAAGTCTTCTGATTTCGAACT CAGGACATTATGCACCTGGCTTTGGGATTGGAGCTCTTGAAGAGCTTGATGTTGAAGATGAGGATATTTATGCATCAG GTTTTGCTTATGAGCAAACTGAAGTTGATATCGAGCCTTCAAAAACCGGTGATGGTAATTACAAACTTGACAACAGAAAAAGAGGTGTCTTCCTGAGCTTTAAGATTGCCACAAATTCCGATTACAAACTTGAAAG ATTCCATCCTCCTGAGATCCCCGTTGATTTTGATGGTCGACACAAGTTTCCAACTCCAGTTCAGCCTGCAGAGAAGTTTTCTGATTCTGCTCCTCCTGAGGTTCCTCCTCCAGAAGACACTAGCTTGGCACTATTGATTGAGGGTTGTGCAGCTATGGTTGCACGTTGTGGAAAACATATTGAAGATTTTTATAAGAAGAAAAGTAAGACAAATCCACAGTTTCTTTTCCTTAGTGGAGGAGATGGTTGTAACTGCTATACAAGAAAATTATGGGAGCATCAGCAAAAATATATTGGTCAGCGAAGGCCAGTTGTTGCAAAGTCAAAGCCTCCTTCTGACAAGTTGACAGCAGAGAATCGTGGGAAAATTCTTGGCGAAAGGCCCCTTGATAGAAGTACCAAACTACATAGCTCATCTCTCTCTGCGAGAGAAGCAGTTCAACTTCAATCCAATCTTGTTGACACGTTTGTCAAGCCAATTTCCCTT GATGGTCTACCTGAGTCTGAGAAGCCTTTTAGAAATGATCCTGCCAAACAAGCTAGATTTGAGCAGTTTCTTAGAGATAAATATCAGGGAGGTCTTCGTGCTGCAAATGTTACACATATAAGTACAATGTCAGATGCTGATCGTGCTCGAGAAAGGCTGGATTTTGAGGCTGCTGCAACGGCAATTGAAAAGGGCAAGGAAAAAAAGGTTATTGATCCTTCATCAGTGCTGTGGTTGCCTGGAATGAATGAGCAACGTTTTATATCGGCAACTCAACTAGAG GGCTCTGTAGTGCCTCAAGATGAGAAACCCATCTATCCACGAAGGGAGCAGTTTGAGTGGCGACCTTCACCAATACTGTGCAAGCGTTTTGATGTTGTTGACCCTTTCATGGGGAAG CCAATGCCTATTCAAAGACCAAGAAGCAAGATAGACAACCTCATCTTAATGACAGAATCCACCAAGGGAACAAAGGATGAAGTAGAGAGTTCTAGTAGGAGTTCACAGCATGCTTCTGTGGCAAGAATAACAGAGGCTGGATCACAGGGAACTGCAAATGACCCTGATATTGAGCACAGCAGCATGCAAAGACATGTTGATCTTTACAAG GCTATCTTTTCTGATGACTCAGATGATGATACGGAAGAAATTCTTAATAATCAACCAGTGGATCCAGTAAAGACAAGTGAAGGTGCCAACATGGCTCTCAATCGTCTTGTTGCTGAGGATTTCCTTGAATCATTGGGTAAAGAACTGGGGTTGGAGGTCCCACCAGAAAGACCAGATGTTTTATTTAGATCTGAAACACTTTCAGCAGCTGGTGCAAGTGTCTCATCTAAGAATGAAAAGATAACATCTGTTTGCACGGAAGTAAAGGAGAATCAGAGCTCTCTTGGCATGGCGGAAGTTGGCAAGGCCAATGCAGATGCTCCTTTAGCCAGTGCTGAAAAGATTTATTTGAGATATGAGAAGCAGGAGCATAGAACCGAGGAAAGCAGGTCACACCCTTCGCATCGGCAAAGCAAGAATTGTAGTCCGGATTCTGATTCATCTAGTGAACGGCATAGGAGTAGGAACAGAAGATCACATCATTACATCCGGAGTGGAACTCCAGAATCTGACTCTTCCAGTGAACGCCATAGGAGTAGGAGAAGAAAGTCTCATTCAAGGCATAGAAAAGGCAGGAGTAGAACTCCGGATGCTGATTCTCCCAGTGCCACCCAACACGATGATAGAAAACGCCAGAAGAAAAGGCATCACCGAACTTACACACCTGATACTGATTCTAGCGATCATGAATACAAGGAAAGATTCAAATCTAGTAAAGACAGAAGCAGAAAACATTCTAGACACCACAAGCACGGAAGAAAAGATCATGCAGAATGA